In a single window of the Melanotaenia boesemani isolate fMelBoe1 chromosome 22, fMelBoe1.pri, whole genome shotgun sequence genome:
- the LOC121633910 gene encoding cholesterol 24-hydroxylase-like, translating to MPVFFALFSLFVKALIIITFLLVAAFLCYCLYVKYIHMKFDHIPGPPRDSFLLGHAPTFLRSIKNDKLLHDNLLEWTETYGPVFRINILHYVSLCTSCPEATKEILMSSKYPKDKLVYKKLFYLFGERFFGNGLVTAQDHELWYKQRRIMDPAFSSLYLRGLMGTFNERADKLMDKLGDIADNNVEANMLHLFNCVTMDVIAKVAFGVDLDLLTSSSPFPKAVETCLKGLVYYVRDFFFEFNPKNRPYIKEVKEACRLLRTTGAQWIHKRKMAIQNGEDVPKDILTMIIKTAAAEENMTAEDEEFMLDNFITFFIAGQETTANQLAFCVMELGRHPEILEKLKKEVDDVIGMKQDISYDDLGKLIYLSQVLKETLRIYPTAPGTSRYIMEDMVIDGIRIPGGVTCFFSSYVSGRTEKFFKDPLTFDPDRFHPDAPKPYYCYYPFALGPRSCLGQNFAQMEAKVVMAKLLQRFDFTPLPGETFDILDTGTLRPKSGVVCTVQHRNYTN from the exons ATGCCCGTCTTCTTTGCACTTTTCAGCTTGTTCGTTAAAGCGCTTATAATTATCACATTTCTTCTTGTCGCAGCTTTTCTTTGTTACTGCTTGTATGTAAAGTACATACATATGAAATTTGACCACATACCCGGACCACCGAGAGACAG TTTCTTACTGGGACATGCACCGACGTTTCTGAGGtcaattaaaaatgacaaactccTTCACGACAATTTGCTGGAGTG GACCGAGACTTACGGACCAGTTTTCAGGATAAACATTCTGCATTATGTTAGTCTGTGCACCTCCTGTCCAGAGGCAACAAAG GAAATCTTGATGTCATCAAAGTACCCCAAGGATAAGCTGGTCTATAAGAAACTCTTTTACCTGTTTGGTGAAAG ATTCTTTGGCAACGGCCTTGTAACAGCACAAGATCATGAGCTCTGGTACAAACAACGGAGGATCATGGACCCTGCATTCAGCAGCTT GTATCTCAGAGGTCTAATGGGGACCTTTAATGAGAGAGCAGATAAACTGATGGATAAACTCGGAGACATTGCTGATAATAATGTTGAGGCAAACATGCTGCATCTTTTTAACTGTGTTACGATGGATGTTATTGCCAAG GTTGCTTTTGGTGTGGATTTAGACCTCCTGACTAGTAGCTCACCTTTCCCTAAAGCCGTTGAGACGTGTTTGAAAGGGTTGGTGTACTATGTTAGGGACTTTTTCTTTGAG TTCAATCCAAAGAACAGACCTTACATTAAAGAAGTAAAGGAAGCATGCCGCCTGCTGCGTACAACTGGAGCTCAGTGGATCCACAAAAGAAAGATGGCCATACAGAACGGTGAAGATGTCCCCAAAGACATCCTCACAATGATCATCaaaactgctgctgcag aggaaaacatgactGCAGAAGATGAGGAGTTCATGTTGGACAATTTTATCACTTTCTTCATTGCGG GGCAAGAAACAACAGCCAATCAGCTAGCTTTCTGTGTCATGGAGCTTGGAAGACATCCTGAAATCCTGGAGAA ATTGAAGAAAGAGGTGGATGATGTCATTGGGATGAAACAGGACATAAGCTACGATGACCTCGGCAAACTGATTTACCTCTCACAG GTACTAAAAGAGACTCTGAGGATCTACCCGACAGCTCCAGGGACGTCCCGTTATATTATGGAAGACATGGTCATTGATGGTATCCGCATACCCGGGGGTGTAACCTGTTTT TTCAGCTCTTATGTGAGTGGGAGGACGGAGAAATTCTTCAAGGACCCACTTACATTTGATCCAGACAGGTTTCACCCAGATGCTCCCAA GCCTTATTACTGCTACTACCCTTTTGCCCTGGGTCCACGCTCATGCCTGGGACAGAACTTTGCTCAG ATGGAGGCCAAAGTGGTGATGGCCAAGCTGCTCCAGAGGTTCGATTTCACCCCTCTCCCAGGAGAGACCTTTGACATCCTGGACACTGGGACACTGAGACCAAAGAGTGGAGTTGTCTGCACTGTCCAACACAGGAATTACACAAACTAA